In the Paraburkholderia acidisoli genome, one interval contains:
- a CDS encoding ABC transporter transmembrane domain-containing protein, producing the protein MPETAARAPRVTPLLALLPFLRPYAGRWVLAFLALVTSAGATLGLPVAFRYLIDRGFASGERAHIDRYFIALFVVSLILAAATALRFYWVSWLGERVSADLRRAVYAHVMRMSPQFFETTQTGEVLSRLTTDTTLIQAVVGTSLSLGLRNMLLTIGGVAMLIATSPVLSGYIIATLIVVVAPIVIFGRRVRKLSRASQDKVANASALAGEILNAMPTVQSYTQETHETRRFGGAVEAAFDTALTRIRARAGLTAVVIVFVFAAVVFVLWLGAQAVLAGTMTAGQLSQFILYAVFTAGAVGAVAEVWGDLQRAAGATERLLQLLAARSPVAEAERPVPLPLPSSASGDGIRFDHVSFSYPSRPGIAALEGFSLDVRPGEHVALVGPSGAGKTTLFQLLLRFYDPQAGRILINGVPTHQVSFAALRQAIGVVLQESVIFSGSVLDNIRYGMPEATLAQVQRAAEMAAAAGFIAELPQGYDTFLGERGVRLSGGQRQRIAIARAILKDPPILLLDEATSALDAASERLVQTALDNAAHNRTTLVIAHRLATVQQADRIVVLEQGRIVAQGRHADLLRSSPLYAQLAALQFGEMPLRDPAEPRQAPA; encoded by the coding sequence ATGCCTGAAACCGCCGCCCGCGCGCCGCGCGTCACGCCGCTCCTTGCCCTGCTGCCTTTTCTGCGGCCCTACGCCGGACGCTGGGTACTCGCGTTCCTCGCGCTCGTGACCTCGGCGGGCGCCACGCTCGGCTTGCCGGTGGCGTTTCGCTACCTGATCGACCGCGGTTTCGCGAGCGGCGAACGCGCGCATATCGACCGCTACTTCATCGCCCTGTTCGTGGTCTCGCTGATCCTCGCGGCCGCGACGGCGCTACGCTTTTACTGGGTCTCGTGGCTCGGCGAGCGCGTGAGCGCCGACCTGCGCCGCGCCGTCTACGCCCACGTCATGCGCATGAGTCCGCAGTTCTTCGAAACCACGCAAACGGGCGAAGTGCTCTCGCGCCTCACCACCGACACCACGCTGATCCAGGCCGTGGTGGGCACGAGTCTCTCGCTCGGCTTGCGCAACATGCTGCTGACGATCGGCGGCGTGGCCATGCTGATCGCGACGAGCCCCGTGCTCTCGGGCTACATCATCGCGACGCTGATCGTGGTGGTCGCGCCCATCGTCATCTTCGGACGGCGCGTGCGCAAGCTCTCGCGCGCGAGCCAGGACAAGGTCGCGAACGCGAGCGCGCTGGCGGGCGAAATCCTCAATGCCATGCCCACGGTGCAGTCGTACACGCAGGAAACGCACGAAACGCGGCGCTTCGGCGGCGCGGTGGAAGCGGCGTTCGACACGGCGCTCACGCGCATTCGCGCCCGCGCCGGGCTCACGGCCGTGGTGATCGTGTTCGTATTCGCGGCGGTCGTGTTCGTGCTGTGGCTCGGCGCGCAGGCGGTGCTGGCCGGCACCATGACGGCCGGCCAGCTGTCGCAGTTCATTCTCTACGCGGTCTTCACGGCGGGCGCGGTGGGCGCGGTCGCCGAAGTCTGGGGCGATCTGCAACGCGCGGCGGGCGCGACCGAACGCTTGCTGCAACTACTGGCGGCGCGCTCGCCCGTTGCGGAAGCGGAGCGGCCCGTGCCGCTGCCGCTGCCCAGCTCCGCGAGCGGCGACGGCATCCGCTTCGACCACGTGAGTTTTTCGTATCCGTCGCGGCCCGGTATCGCCGCGCTCGAAGGCTTTTCGCTCGATGTGCGGCCCGGCGAGCACGTCGCGCTGGTCGGCCCGTCGGGCGCGGGCAAGACCACGCTGTTCCAGCTGCTGCTGCGCTTCTACGACCCGCAAGCGGGCCGCATTCTCATCAACGGCGTGCCGACCCATCAGGTGTCGTTCGCCGCGCTGCGCCAGGCCATTGGCGTGGTGTTGCAGGAATCGGTGATCTTCTCGGGCAGCGTGCTCGACAACATTCGCTACGGCATGCCCGAGGCCACGCTCGCGCAGGTGCAGCGCGCCGCCGAAATGGCCGCGGCCGCCGGGTTCATCGCCGAGTTGCCGCAAGGCTACGACACCTTCCTCGGCGAGCGCGGCGTGCGGCTTTCGGGTGGCCAGCGCCAGCGTATCGCGATCGCGCGCGCCATTCTCAAGGACCCGCCCATCCTGCTGCTCGACGAAGCCACCAGCGCGCTCGACGCCGCGAGCGAGCGGCTCGTGCAAACGGCGCTCGACAACGCCGCCCACAACCGCACCACGCTCGTGATCGCTCACCGGCTCGCGACCGTGCAGCAGGCGGATCGCATCGTCGTGCTGGAGCAAGGCCGGATCGTCGCGCAAGGCCGTCACGCGGATCTGCTGCGAAGTTCGCCGCTCTACGCGCAACTGGCGGCGCTGCAATTCGGCGAAATGCCGCTGCGCGATCCCGCCGAACCTCGCCAGGCGCCGGCGTGA
- a CDS encoding RNA polymerase sigma factor — MEPPHTPTTLTGQDREIADAVARERPRLRNFIRRRVIDQDEAEDILQDVFEELVGAWRLTDPIEQVGAWLFRVARNRIVDRFRKKKEVPLHEPAESATPDESDEAYRLDLALPSPDAGPEAAYARAALLDTLRAALDELPANQRDVFVAHELDGRSFKEMAAETGVSVNTLLARKRYAVLHLRERLRSSYDGLEP, encoded by the coding sequence ATGGAACCGCCGCACACCCCGACCACGCTCACCGGGCAGGACCGTGAGATCGCCGACGCCGTCGCTCGCGAGCGGCCGCGCCTGCGCAATTTCATTCGCCGCCGCGTGATCGACCAGGACGAAGCCGAGGACATTCTTCAGGACGTGTTCGAGGAGCTGGTGGGTGCCTGGCGCCTGACCGACCCTATCGAGCAGGTGGGCGCGTGGCTGTTCCGGGTTGCGCGCAATCGCATCGTCGACCGCTTTCGCAAGAAGAAGGAGGTGCCGCTGCACGAGCCTGCCGAGTCGGCCACGCCCGACGAAAGCGACGAAGCATACCGCCTCGATCTCGCGCTGCCCTCGCCCGACGCCGGCCCCGAAGCCGCCTACGCGCGCGCCGCGCTGCTCGACACGCTGCGCGCCGCGCTCGACGAATTGCCCGCGAACCAGCGCGACGTTTTCGTCGCGCACGAACTCGACGGCCGCAGCTTCAAGGAGATGGCGGCCGAAACCGGCGTGAGCGTCAACACGCTGCTCGCACGCAAGCGCTATGCGGTGCTGCATCTGCGCGAACGCTTGCGATCGTCTTACGACGGGCTGGAGCCGTGA
- a CDS encoding SAM-dependent methyltransferase, which translates to MTLLRLPSASHPPMPLSSRLFLALLRKIRHGHLTLTLPDGTRQVYGDPHDAPAATLHLHDWRACQAILRAGDIGFADALRAQWLDSPDLTALMRLAIRNEAAAATTLHGGPFARLWYALRHRLRRNTREGSRRNIHAHYDLGNAFYGLWLDPTMTYSAACFEGRPHRPLAEAQAAKYQRIVETLGLARGMRVLEIGCGWGGFALHAARLGLRVHAVTISQAQYAMTVERVMAADLGERVEVSLRDYRELEGQYDAIVSVEMFEAVGEMFWPVYFATLRRLLKPGARALVQSITIADAQFERYRASSDFIRETIFPGGMLPSPGRFVSAARLARLDAQAVFAFGRDYAHTLRLWRAAFDAHLDQVRALGFDEAFIRIWRLYFAYCEAAFDEDRTDVVHFVVRAAD; encoded by the coding sequence ATGACGCTGCTACGCCTGCCTTCGGCTTCGCATCCGCCGATGCCGCTTTCGTCCCGGCTCTTTCTCGCGTTGCTGCGCAAGATCCGCCATGGCCATCTGACGCTCACGCTGCCCGACGGCACGCGCCAGGTGTACGGCGATCCGCACGACGCACCGGCCGCGACGCTGCACTTGCACGACTGGCGCGCGTGTCAGGCGATCCTGCGCGCGGGCGACATCGGCTTTGCGGATGCGTTGCGCGCGCAATGGCTCGATTCGCCCGATCTAACGGCGCTCATGCGGCTCGCGATCCGCAACGAGGCGGCCGCCGCGACCACGCTGCACGGCGGCCCGTTCGCGCGGCTCTGGTATGCGCTGCGGCACCGGTTGCGGCGCAATACGCGCGAAGGCAGCCGCCGCAACATTCACGCGCATTACGATCTGGGCAACGCGTTCTACGGCCTCTGGCTCGACCCGACGATGACCTATTCGGCCGCCTGCTTCGAGGGGCGCCCGCATCGCCCGCTCGCCGAGGCGCAGGCCGCGAAGTATCAGCGCATCGTCGAAACGCTCGGGCTCGCGCGCGGCATGCGCGTGCTGGAAATCGGCTGCGGCTGGGGCGGCTTCGCGCTGCATGCGGCGCGGCTCGGCTTGCGCGTGCACGCGGTCACGATCTCGCAGGCGCAGTACGCCATGACGGTGGAACGCGTGATGGCGGCCGATCTCGGCGAGCGCGTGGAGGTGAGTTTGCGCGACTACCGCGAACTCGAAGGCCAGTACGACGCGATCGTGTCGGTGGAAATGTTCGAGGCCGTGGGCGAGATGTTCTGGCCGGTTTATTTCGCTACGCTGCGGCGCTTGCTGAAGCCCGGCGCGCGTGCGCTCGTGCAGTCGATCACCATTGCCGACGCGCAGTTCGAGCGCTATCGCGCGTCGAGCGACTTTATCCGCGAGACGATTTTTCCGGGCGGCATGCTGCCGAGCCCCGGGCGTTTCGTGAGCGCCGCGCGCCTCGCGCGGCTCGACGCGCAAGCCGTGTTCGCCTTCGGCCGCGACTACGCGCACACGCTGCGGCTGTGGCGCGCGGCGTTCGACGCCCATCTCGACCAGGTGCGGGCGCTGGGCTTCGACGAAGCGTTCATCCGCATCTGGCGCCTCTATTTCGCCTACTGCGAAGCCGCCTTCGACGAGGACCGCACCGACGTCGTGCACTTCGTCGTGCGCGCGGCGGACTGA
- a CDS encoding DUF1365 domain-containing protein — protein MMRAAGPDAEIDAAGNASNAETNADADLDSHAGKNARANAVKAPPFARAALQPPAAYWLTGLVYHERRRPVRHAFTYALFQVCCDLDRLDAADNRWFGVNRRRLLSLDTRDYGPRDGRALAPWMRAQLAEAGIPADGAIWLQAIPRIAGYAFNPVAFWYCYDRDGRLRALYADVRNTFGAYHGYLLSAPGHAPIDEHTELRCRKTFHVSPFCRVEGRYTFRVRQREAHLTVAIDYHDDTNDSDDSDDADHGPGAGPLLRTSVALRADPLDAARALQAVALQPFNALAVVLRIHWQALRLWRLRVPFFGKTPPAPRRAQASPRSSAGSASNTPDTPDASLTRHPDHEVRS, from the coding sequence ATGATGCGCGCCGCCGGTCCCGACGCGGAGATCGACGCCGCCGGAAACGCTTCGAATGCCGAAACGAACGCCGATGCAGACCTCGATTCGCACGCCGGCAAGAACGCCCGCGCGAACGCCGTCAAGGCGCCGCCGTTCGCGCGCGCCGCGCTCCAGCCCCCGGCCGCGTATTGGCTCACCGGCCTCGTGTATCACGAGCGCCGCCGCCCCGTGCGCCATGCGTTCACCTACGCGCTGTTCCAGGTGTGTTGCGATCTCGACCGGCTCGACGCGGCGGACAACCGCTGGTTTGGCGTGAACCGCAGACGCCTGCTCTCGCTCGACACACGCGACTACGGCCCGCGCGACGGCCGCGCGCTCGCGCCGTGGATGCGCGCGCAACTCGCCGAAGCCGGCATTCCCGCCGATGGCGCAATCTGGCTGCAGGCGATTCCGCGCATTGCCGGTTATGCGTTCAATCCGGTCGCGTTCTGGTATTGCTACGACCGCGACGGCCGCCTGCGCGCGCTGTACGCCGACGTGCGCAACACCTTCGGCGCGTATCACGGCTATTTGCTGAGCGCGCCGGGACACGCGCCCATCGACGAACACACCGAACTGCGCTGCCGCAAGACGTTTCATGTTTCGCCGTTTTGCCGTGTCGAAGGACGCTACACGTTTCGCGTGCGCCAGCGCGAGGCGCATCTGACCGTGGCGATCGATTACCACGACGACACCAACGATAGCGACGATAGCGACGACGCAGACCACGGGCCCGGCGCGGGCCCGCTGCTGCGCACGTCCGTGGCACTGCGCGCCGACCCGCTCGACGCGGCGCGCGCGCTTCAGGCCGTCGCGCTGCAACCGTTCAACGCGCTCGCCGTGGTGCTACGCATTCACTGGCAGGCGCTGCGTTTGTGGCGCCTGCGCGTGCCGTTCTTCGGCAAGACGCCGCCCGCGCCGCGGCGGGCGCAGGCGTCGCCGCGTTCATCGGCCGGATCGGCGTCCAACACGCCCGACACACCCGACGCATCGCTCACACGTCATCCCGATCACGAGGTCCGTTCATGA
- a CDS encoding NAD(P)/FAD-dependent oxidoreductase, producing the protein MKPEFAVLPPGQRVAVVGAGIAGLASAYWLASRHRVTLFESADYLGGHAHTVEVELDGTRHPVDTGFLVFNDRTYPNLVALFAELGVRTHTSDMSFSVSVDGGALEWAGTNLNTVFAQRRNLVSPTFIGMLRDILRFNAAAESNFETARRERLSVGELLVAGGYGAPFQRHYLLPMAAAIWSSAARDVLRFPAATFLRFCLNHALLQVNNRPPWKTVAGGAREYVARMAATLDDVRLNTPVRAVRRHDPVDGEGAGGGVSVVTDAGGAEPFDAVVLASHAPTTLALLADADDAERDVLGAVRYQRNLALLHTDTALLPRRRRVWSAWNYLSRHRDDDGTGKASHADRHEQPVCVSYLINQLQPLPFRTPVVVTLNPVAEPAPESVLGRYTYEHPLLDLAAVDAQQRLPALQGRRSTWFAGAWTGYGFHEDGLKSALRVARDFGVSPPWAQP; encoded by the coding sequence ATGAAGCCTGAATTTGCGGTCTTGCCGCCCGGCCAGCGCGTGGCCGTGGTTGGCGCCGGTATCGCCGGGCTCGCGAGCGCTTACTGGCTTGCGAGCCGCCATCGCGTGACGCTGTTCGAGTCCGCCGATTACCTCGGCGGGCACGCGCACACGGTGGAGGTCGAACTCGACGGCACGCGTCATCCCGTCGATACCGGCTTTCTCGTTTTCAACGACCGCACCTATCCGAATCTCGTCGCGCTGTTCGCGGAACTGGGCGTGCGCACGCACACGAGCGACATGTCGTTTTCGGTTTCCGTGGACGGCGGCGCGCTCGAATGGGCCGGCACCAATCTGAATACCGTGTTCGCGCAGCGCCGCAACCTGGTTTCGCCCACCTTTATCGGCATGTTGCGCGACATCCTGCGCTTCAACGCCGCCGCCGAAAGCAACTTCGAAACGGCGCGGCGCGAGCGGCTTTCGGTTGGCGAACTGCTGGTGGCGGGCGGCTACGGCGCGCCGTTCCAACGCCACTATTTATTGCCGATGGCGGCCGCGATCTGGTCGAGCGCCGCGCGCGACGTGCTGCGCTTTCCGGCCGCGACCTTTCTGCGCTTCTGCCTCAACCATGCGCTGCTGCAGGTGAACAACCGGCCGCCGTGGAAGACGGTGGCGGGCGGCGCGCGCGAATACGTGGCGCGCATGGCCGCGACGCTCGACGACGTGCGCCTGAACACGCCCGTGCGCGCGGTGCGGCGTCACGATCCTGTCGATGGCGAGGGCGCGGGCGGCGGTGTGAGCGTGGTCACCGACGCGGGCGGTGCCGAGCCCTTCGACGCCGTGGTGCTCGCGAGCCACGCGCCCACGACGCTGGCCCTGCTCGCCGATGCCGACGACGCCGAACGCGACGTGCTCGGCGCCGTGCGGTATCAGCGCAATCTCGCCCTGCTCCACACCGACACCGCCTTGCTGCCGCGCCGCCGCCGCGTGTGGTCGGCGTGGAATTATCTGAGCCGCCATCGTGACGACGATGGCACGGGCAAAGCGAGCCACGCGGATCGCCACGAGCAGCCCGTTTGCGTGAGCTATCTCATCAACCAGTTGCAGCCGCTGCCGTTTCGCACGCCCGTGGTCGTCACGCTCAATCCTGTTGCCGAACCCGCGCCCGAGAGCGTGCTCGGGCGTTACACCTACGAGCATCCGCTGCTCGATCTCGCCGCCGTCGACGCGCAGCAACGTCTGCCCGCGCTGCAAGGGCGCCGCTCGACGTGGTTCGCGGGCGCGTGGACCGGCTACGGGTTTCACGAAGACGGCCTGAAGTCGGCGTTGCGCGTGGCGCGCGACTTCGGCGTGTCGCCGCCGTGGGCGCAGCCATGA
- a CDS encoding lipocalin family protein, translating to MKRSPSSRVRRIALPALVASAALVALALSGCSNGPPNPNPRASAPLEPVSVDLPRYMGRWYVIANIPYFAERGFVASRAEWTLRDDGRIDDAFFGRKGFDAPEKHFHFVDTVAPGSGGGEWRVRLFWPIHVTQLTLYVDPDYRYTILGYPGKSLGWIFAREPTMDDATYRSLLARLDAMGYDTTRFRRVPQLPSQVGQPGFATP from the coding sequence ATGAAGCGCTCGCCGTCAAGCCGCGTACGCCGCATCGCGCTGCCCGCGCTCGTGGCCTCGGCCGCGCTCGTCGCGCTCGCGCTGAGCGGTTGCAGCAACGGGCCGCCCAATCCCAACCCGCGCGCCAGCGCCCCGCTCGAACCCGTGAGCGTGGACCTGCCGCGCTACATGGGGCGCTGGTACGTGATCGCCAATATTCCGTACTTCGCGGAGCGCGGTTTCGTCGCGAGCCGCGCGGAGTGGACGCTGCGCGACGACGGCCGGATCGACGACGCCTTTTTCGGCCGCAAAGGCTTCGACGCGCCCGAAAAGCACTTTCATTTCGTCGATACCGTCGCGCCCGGCAGCGGCGGCGGCGAGTGGCGCGTGCGGCTCTTCTGGCCCATTCACGTGACGCAGCTCACGCTCTATGTCGACCCCGACTACCGCTACACGATCCTCGGCTATCCGGGCAAGTCGCTCGGCTGGATCTTCGCGCGCGAACCGACCATGGACGACGCCACCTACCGCTCGTTGCTGGCGCGGCTCGACGCCATGGGCTACGACACCACGCGCTTCCGGCGCGTGCCGCAACTGCCGTCGCAAGTGGGGCAACCGGGGTTTGCCACGCCTTGA
- a CDS encoding SAM-dependent methyltransferase, which yields MTVAAPPPSRSASASPSASPAATGSGYDENFAIRCCERGWLPDWLIRAGMRTLMRQRLAAEHANDGARRAEALETLIAQLRASPIAIETQAANTQHYEIPGEFFAAHLGPRLKYSCAYYPRGDETLAQAEDAMLALYAERAQLDQLGAGQRILDLGCGWGALTLWLAQRYPQLQIVGLSNSHGQRAFIERRANELGLSNLRIVTGDVASFEFAPGEPEFDRVISIEMFEHMKHYGLLLEKISRWLADDGQVFVHLFAHRLLAYHFNVRDESDWMSRHFFTGGTMPSANLLLRFQDDLQITRQWWIDGTHYARTANQWLAALDAARGRALPLLAASGNAGLALQRWRMFYMAVAELFGYARGQEWGVAHYALRKRAAVPVASVASVASAAAVAGHRGGAQ from the coding sequence ATGACCGTCGCCGCACCGCCGCCGAGCCGTTCCGCCAGCGCATCGCCATCGGCGTCCCCTGCCGCCACAGGTTCCGGCTACGACGAAAACTTCGCGATTCGTTGCTGCGAACGCGGCTGGCTGCCCGACTGGCTGATCCGCGCGGGCATGCGCACGCTCATGCGCCAGCGTCTCGCCGCCGAGCACGCGAACGACGGCGCGCGCCGCGCCGAAGCGCTCGAAACGCTGATCGCGCAACTGCGCGCGAGCCCTATCGCCATCGAAACCCAGGCCGCCAACACGCAGCACTATGAGATTCCCGGCGAGTTCTTCGCGGCGCATCTCGGACCGCGCCTCAAGTACTCGTGCGCGTATTACCCGCGCGGCGACGAAACCCTCGCGCAAGCCGAAGACGCGATGCTCGCGCTCTACGCCGAACGCGCCCAGCTCGATCAGCTCGGCGCGGGCCAGCGCATTCTCGACCTTGGTTGCGGCTGGGGCGCGCTCACGCTATGGCTCGCGCAGCGTTATCCGCAGTTGCAGATCGTGGGTTTGTCGAATTCGCACGGACAGCGCGCGTTCATCGAGCGGCGCGCGAACGAACTCGGTCTGTCGAACCTGCGCATCGTAACCGGCGATGTCGCGAGCTTCGAGTTCGCGCCCGGCGAGCCCGAGTTCGACCGCGTGATCTCCATCGAAATGTTCGAGCACATGAAGCACTACGGCCTGCTGCTCGAAAAAATCTCGCGCTGGCTCGCCGACGACGGCCAGGTGTTCGTGCATCTCTTCGCGCACCGGCTGCTCGCGTATCACTTCAACGTCCGCGACGAAAGCGACTGGATGTCCCGCCATTTCTTCACGGGCGGGACGATGCCCTCGGCGAACCTGCTGCTGCGGTTTCAGGACGATTTGCAGATCACGCGCCAATGGTGGATCGACGGCACGCATTACGCGCGCACCGCGAACCAGTGGCTCGCCGCGCTCGATGCGGCGCGCGGGCGGGCGCTGCCCTTGCTCGCGGCCAGCGGTAACGCAGGTCTCGCGTTGCAGCGCTGGCGCATGTTCTATATGGCCGTGGCCGAGTTGTTCGGTTACGCGCGCGGGCAGGAATGGGGCGTCGCGCATTATGCGTTGCGCAAGCGCGCGGCCGTTCCGGTGGCATCGGTGGCATCGGTGGCATCGGCGGCTGCTGTGGCGGGGCATCGCGGAGGCGCGCAATGA
- a CDS encoding DUF1295 domain-containing protein, which produces MPIVTAVALAFAALVVTVVCVWLVQLRTRNAGMIDPVWAASLGAVAVFAAAVGPGAALNRTAVALGGGAWGLRLGVHLWKRNYGGPEDPRYAALRERWGAAAPRNMLAFFVLQAVVSIVLSIAFFVPAWQTQTPSIPAIVVALGIGFAAIAGEGSADRQLRRYLADPANRGHVCTSGWWRYTRHPNYFFESLHWCAYTVWSIGMPYGWATLVPPCAMAFMLLKLSGVPLLEARLVHTRAGYRDYMATTSAFFPWPPRGRLERHEHAHAAHENRQERSKSS; this is translated from the coding sequence ATGCCGATCGTCACCGCCGTCGCGCTGGCCTTCGCCGCGCTCGTCGTCACCGTCGTCTGCGTCTGGCTGGTGCAACTGCGCACCCGCAACGCGGGCATGATCGATCCGGTCTGGGCCGCGTCGCTCGGCGCGGTGGCCGTGTTCGCCGCCGCCGTCGGGCCGGGCGCCGCGCTCAACCGCACCGCCGTCGCGCTGGGCGGCGGCGCGTGGGGTCTGCGGCTCGGCGTGCATCTGTGGAAACGCAACTACGGCGGCCCGGAAGACCCGCGCTATGCCGCGTTGCGCGAACGCTGGGGCGCCGCCGCGCCGCGCAATATGCTCGCGTTCTTCGTGCTGCAAGCGGTCGTGTCCATCGTCCTGTCGATAGCGTTCTTCGTGCCCGCGTGGCAAACACAAACGCCGTCCATTCCGGCCATTGTCGTCGCACTGGGTATCGGCTTCGCGGCCATCGCGGGCGAAGGCAGCGCCGACCGCCAGCTGCGCCGTTACCTCGCCGACCCAGCCAATCGCGGCCACGTCTGCACGAGCGGCTGGTGGCGCTACACGCGTCATCCGAACTACTTTTTCGAGTCGCTGCACTGGTGCGCCTACACCGTCTGGTCGATCGGCATGCCCTATGGCTGGGCCACGCTCGTGCCGCCCTGCGCGATGGCTTTCATGCTGCTCAAGCTCTCCGGCGTGCCGCTGCTCGAAGCGCGCCTCGTACACACGCGCGCCGGTTACCGCGACTACATGGCAACGACGAGCGCCTTCTTTCCGTGGCCGCCGCGCGGCCGCCTCGAGCGTCACGAACACGCGCACGCCGCCCACGAAAACCGCCAGGAAAGGAGCAAATCATCATGA
- a CDS encoding anti-sigma factor produces the protein MSTPAERDPELRCAEYALGVLDAVERRALEREASADPSLAATLDAWQRRLAPLAEDVRPLAVPARVWTRIERDLGWLPARRAADAPPGTWWDNLRVWRFVGLGASAAAIALAVVSVVELREAQQTEQVAQAPAQVQNASEGYMVATIARPDGIAHWTATVDLSRHEMVVVPAVKPTIAAGRATELWLIPPGEKPIALGVFPADAPAHMTLPANVVARLSAKAILAVSIEPEGGSTTGQPTGPVVATGPMHAAA, from the coding sequence ATGAGCACACCCGCCGAACGCGACCCCGAACTGCGCTGCGCCGAATACGCGCTGGGCGTCCTCGACGCCGTGGAGCGTCGCGCGCTCGAACGCGAGGCCAGCGCCGATCCGTCGCTCGCGGCCACGCTCGACGCCTGGCAGCGGCGTCTCGCGCCGCTCGCCGAAGACGTGCGCCCGCTCGCGGTGCCCGCGCGCGTGTGGACCCGCATCGAACGCGATCTGGGCTGGCTGCCCGCGCGCCGCGCCGCCGACGCACCGCCCGGAACGTGGTGGGACAACCTGCGTGTGTGGCGCTTCGTGGGCCTGGGCGCGAGCGCGGCGGCCATCGCGCTCGCCGTGGTCAGCGTGGTCGAACTGCGCGAGGCGCAGCAGACCGAACAGGTCGCGCAGGCGCCCGCGCAGGTTCAGAACGCGTCCGAAGGCTATATGGTGGCGACCATCGCGCGCCCCGACGGCATCGCGCACTGGACCGCCACCGTCGACCTGAGCCGACACGAAATGGTGGTGGTGCCCGCCGTCAAGCCCACCATCGCCGCGGGCCGCGCGACCGAACTGTGGCTGATTCCTCCCGGCGAGAAGCCCATCGCGCTGGGTGTCTTCCCCGCCGACGCGCCCGCGCACATGACGCTGCCCGCGAACGTGGTCGCGCGCCTGAGCGCGAAGGCGATCCTCGCCGTCTCGATCGAGCCCGAAGGCGGTTCCACCACGGGCCAGCCCACGGGACCGGTCGTCGCGACCGGGCCAATGCACGCGGCCGCCTAG
- a CDS encoding sigma-70 family RNA polymerase sigma factor — protein sequence MSDPSGTTDDHDAASRARLNALLDATARGDQAAFAELYRLASRHVFAVIVRMVHDRGEAEDLLQDVFVSAWRRADSFDGTRGGAMTWLVTLARNRAIDRLRQHREAPLDEAAAAEIPDEDPTPAAAAEASEERARLERCMERLEAAQRGAVREAFFSGATYSELAERLRVPLGTLKSWIRRSLMQLKTCLEQ from the coding sequence ATGAGCGATCCGTCCGGCACTACCGACGACCATGACGCCGCCTCGCGCGCGCGCCTCAATGCCCTGCTCGACGCGACCGCGCGCGGCGACCAGGCCGCATTCGCCGAGCTTTACCGCCTGGCCTCGCGGCACGTGTTCGCGGTGATCGTGCGCATGGTGCACGACCGTGGCGAAGCCGAAGACCTGTTGCAGGACGTGTTCGTGAGCGCCTGGCGCCGCGCCGACAGTTTCGATGGAACGCGCGGCGGCGCCATGACCTGGCTCGTCACACTCGCGCGCAATCGCGCCATCGACCGTTTGCGTCAGCATCGCGAAGCGCCGCTCGACGAAGCCGCCGCCGCCGAAATTCCCGACGAAGATCCCACGCCCGCCGCCGCCGCCGAGGCGAGCGAGGAACGCGCGCGCCTCGAACGCTGCATGGAGCGGCTGGAAGCGGCACAGCGCGGCGCGGTGCGCGAGGCGTTCTTCAGCGGCGCGACCTATAGCGAACTCGCGGAACGTCTGCGTGTCCCGCTCGGCACGCTGAAAAGCTGGATTCGCCGCAGCCTCATGCAACTCAAGACCTGCCTCGAGCAATGA
- a CDS encoding YXWGXW repeat-containing protein, producing MKMKPILLATLVTGSALLSACVVEPARPPQPAPRVEVAPPPPAPGYHWVKGHYRWEGNHWGWVPGHWVEAY from the coding sequence ATGAAAATGAAGCCGATACTTCTCGCCACCCTCGTCACCGGCAGCGCGCTGCTTTCCGCCTGCGTGGTCGAACCCGCGCGGCCGCCGCAGCCCGCGCCGCGCGTCGAGGTCGCGCCGCCGCCGCCCGCGCCCGGCTATCACTGGGTCAAGGGCCATTACCGCTGGGAAGGCAACCACTGGGGCTGGGTGCCCGGCCACTGGGTGGAGGCTTACTGA